Sequence from the Ziziphus jujuba cultivar Dongzao chromosome 9, ASM3175591v1 genome:
GTTCAAATACCGTGCCTAGGCAACTTGTACAATTAAGATGCAGCTAAACAAGTAGAGCATTATCAGCAACCTACAGAAGTTTGCAAATGCCTTTAATGGTAGGGAAACCAAATGGTGAGCCAAGTCAGAAAATTTAGTTATCATCCACTAAATATTTTCTGATCCATCTAATGTTACGACTCCAAACAATTACAACCAAGGGAATCCAATCCATTACAAACAGCAGAGCAAGCCTAAATATGCAAATGAATTTAAAGGTTTTTAGTTGCTTTACTTTGAGACGCAATGGGATGACAAAGCTCGaaccaaaattttaagataCAAAGTCAAATATTTAATGTACACTTGTTCATTTTGCAGCTTCCTCATCATCTTCGGAGTCTTCTTCATCTGAGGACTCTTCTTTCTTATTGTCTTCTCCACTGGCACCCACCTtactcttcttttctcttttcctctgttttttcttttgacgTTTCAAACGTTTTTTAGCCGTTCTTTCCTCAGCAGCTTTCAATCTTTCCTCTCTTCTAAGAGTGAATTCAGCCAGTTCTTTCCTCCGTTGATAATCAACGTCCATCCGAGCAAGCCTATCTTGCTCTTTCCGTCTCATCTGCCGATACTGTTGCAAACACAATTTCAGGGAAATTCAAGAAACTAATTCTATTTTCATTCGTTAAGACTAACACAACATCAATCTGAGACAAATAATGCATAAAAAGTTTAGTGAGTTATAAAAGCTTACAGCAATTAAGCAGATTATGTTacaattatttgtatttgagaAGGTTTGTAATAacaagtttcaaattttatggAGTGCAATTTGCCGTTTGAACCATCTTGGTTCACCAAGTTCAAGCCAAAAACATTATTAGTCCAGTTTTGACATATGAAGGATAGATAtgaattcataaaatatatcaGAGAGAGCAAAAAGAAACATGACCTTCAAATACTCGccaaaaaggagaaaagaaaaatgaaggagCAAAAAACACTATTCTAATGTGAATGTGCGATGTATCAGTTGATTTTCATACTAGAAGAAgggtaaaagaaagaaagacataAAATTCCGCTACAGTCCCAAGTCAATAGGTAGAGTGAATTCAAAAGGCAATAAATTGATAGATTATCAACTAAATGAAAGATTTCATTCAGCCAATAAGATGGACACCAGTTAGGAAAACAACCTAACCCAAGTGCAAAGCCATATTTGGTACACcaaatcaaattttacttttgtgtttttaaaaataagtcaAACAAACAACTTATCTTTATCTTAAAACTaacattaaaaactaaaaaagaaaaaaacatagcaGACCTTCTACCTTTTCTCTATCTCATCTTTCTTTTCACCaaccttttttctctctttcttttcttaaatatatattgtatacattattttttttattttcggaaactattttcaaatatcatggcaaaagcatttttaaattttgcaaataaCTGGAGTAAAacctttgtgtgtgtgtatgtgtgtgtgtgtgtgtgtttttttttttttccttgttcagTGGATCATGTGGGAGttctttatgaataaaaaaatcaaacaaaagctTAATTCTGCATGTACACACAGGATGTATTTAATAGGCATAAACCCACATCCAAAGCAAACAACTACATGAAATGCTGGACTTCttgaaaatcaaagttttatgcACCTAAACTAGACGTTTAACCTTGATATATACAAAAACTTCAACAACAGATGATATACAACTACAAGTAAGAGAGCTCAGTCTCTTAAAACATTTCCGAGTACAGTTCCTTCCAGCAAGCTATAAGAGGAAAAATGATGCTTCACGCTTTTAGACTTTTCATGATCTCATGCCTAAACTATCCACCCAAATAGCAGATTTTCAATACAAAAAACCCACCATACAGACAAAGACATAAACCAAAACACCAATAGCAGAAGAAAGCAAAATAGGAGCAACAATCAAAGATCCTATACCCTCGGCAAAACATAAGACCTAAGGTGGAACCATCACATCTTTAATCAAGAGACCAATTGTCAAAGCTAAATACAATAGAAGTCTAGACATGAAACATGTTAAGAAGTAACCAAACTTTAAACGTCCTCATGTGAGTGGAGGACGTTctatcaatctgattttttctCATACCTTTTATTTCTTTGACCAATGCTACAGCAAAAAAACTTTTTACTTATAAACACGTCATGTTTAACTTGTTGCTAACAGCACACTCCATCACCAAAGTCCTACATCGATTCAAGGTCCAATACTTGTAAAAGCAAATACATGACAAAACTATGTTTTTTAACTTCACATAAAGTCTTAGTATCCCGATATAACTTCTCTATCAAGCATTTTTCTGAACTTAGTTATCCTCTAATATGATAGTCCTATAATTGCTAATGAATCCAAGATTTGACCCTATAACCTACCTCATCCCCAGCCTTCTCTAAAGTTGGAAAAAGCACCACTATTGCAACTCACAACTCACCTAACTTCTGAAAAGAACCCAAACTTAACCCAAGCTAGACAATTTTGACTGTGTGTTTGTTAGAAACAACTTGGCTACGTATCAATTCTGAGTCATTGAAAAAACTCAGTGGGTCAATAAATTGTGAGCCATATAAGAAAAGCTTCACAAGGACCCCCAATATCTAAATAACAAATCAATGCCAGACAAGTCCAAATGAAAATTCAAGAAATTCAATAACCAAACATGGAATATAGCAGTCATTACCAGTATACAAAACTCTACCTTTactcatacacatatatacctATAACTAGAAATTGCGATTCAATTATCGGATGCCCATAAATTCCACTCGAGCTTACAAGTAAAGTTAAAGTAAaatcgaaaaaacaaaaaaattgtacCTGATGGAAGTCACCTGAGCCAGAACCTGCTGAACTGCCGGACGTATTGCTAACACGGACAGGGACGTTTTCAAGGATCCGACGGAGCTTAATCTCTAGGTCCTCATCCTCCTCCACGACCACAGGCGGAGTATACTCCACAAGCGCCGTTGATCCTGAAGCCGACGGCGGTTTGGGCGGTAGAGCAAGGCTGCTACCTTTATCCGGCGCCACCACCATCCGCATATCGCCGTCTTTGGGTCTTCCCGACGACATGTCGTgctggaaaaaaattataaaaaaaaaaaccctaaattctGGTTCTCGTATTTCAAAGATTCGAACTCAGAATCATATACGACTATCTCAGAATCCTATACTTTGCATAACGAGATTCTAAGCTTTAGGAAAGTGTAGTCTAGGGAGTGATTAACGAGGTTAATTTAGCGCCATTGAACAGAGATTCGAACACGAATAGGCTTTTCCGCGTTTTAAATTGACTCTCCCGTAGAAGACGACCGTACAATATCGCcacgaaaaagaaaattgaaaaaattataactttatgCCTTTATCAATGGGATAATTATTTCTGGGCTCTTTGTACATCAATTAATGGGCTTTCAACATATTAAACAATTTCACTTTAGCCCAGTCCCTTCATTTCACTTACTCTGtgttaatttttcaaccatatataaattattaaagtaTTTGTTAACAATTTGGTTCTTTTgccattattaatttttttttttttttacataactcttttctttttttcttttcattttttttttgtcactttGTAGTACTATACTTATGTAGGGGAAtagtgtatatacatatatatattttttttcgctAACATTATGTAGAACAGCTACCAAAAATGCTTCTGGGGGAGAATATGTTATTCCATCAATAAAAACCTTTGACTCGATTTAAGTCAAAGGAAAACAGATCCAGTGGCAAAGAAGTACCTAAAATTAAGAATGACAATTTGACCCGTATGATCTGAAATTTACGGTGCACTGTCCCTAACAGGATAacttttccttaaaaaattgaagttgCGGGATAGAATCGGGCTAATACACTAAAACCCAAATTGGAGCCAGATCGGACCCGGGAAATAATAACCCTGCCccgataaatatatatttaatattattttatataatttaatttatgtaaaataaaacCCTTGAGAAAAACAAcccatttcattttcttcttgctGCCGTCTTCAGTCTTCACCTTCACCTTCAAAGCTTCACCTCACAAGCTCACAGTCACACTCAAAGCTACTGCTACCGCACCAGATCCACTGATCCAGAACATTCCATTCACCAACTCTCATCACCTTTCACCTTCACCGGCTTCAGTTACTGTGGCTTGTCGCCCAGATCTAGACCATTCACCAAGTTAGGAGGATCTTTTGTCTTTGatctttcctttatttttgttttttcctttttttcttgtctcaatttttatttctttagggTTTACTCCTTCAAATTAATGTATATGATATATGATATGGAGTTCAGAGTTGATATCACTAATTTGAACAGAGGGtatgcacaaaaaaaaaaaaaaaaaaaaaaaaacaacttttcgTTTTCATCCTTACATTCTCTTTGCAGCAACTGCTTCCCTACGAGTTGCATCTTACTGCTGCTTCTTAATACTTGGGATATGTTTctctttatctttatctttgaTAGTAATGGTGCTTTTAGATGCCTTTGAATGCGTTTTATTTGCGGTTAGGTAGAACTGTTCTATCTCAATCATTCTTTACTAAAGCTGCAAGTGAAAAAAAATCCTAGTCATACACTTGtaaaagaatatattaattataaaaaaaggagaaaaaccgTCCCGACCCGTCCCCGATAAGGAAATTCTCATCCCTGCCCTGCAACCGGTAAAATTATGGGGATGGGATGGAAAATTCCTTGCGGGAACAATGAAGGAATTTTAAAAACCGATCCCGTCCCACCCTGTTGACATTCCTACTATAAATAGAGCACCATATTCAAGAATGTGTTATTCTCTCGGTCTCCATGGCAACCAGTATAACATCTCGGGACTGTATTATATAATGCAACAACACATTTGGCCCCACAATTAGTCTGcacaaactaatattttttgaatattacaaattattctaaattttttattcctttgaATTCATGTTTTCATGACATAAATAGAGATGTTAAACCATTAGAACTATCTTTTTCGTCACGTACAAACTAATATTATCATGTGTTTTTTGTACAACCCTCATTGTATGACTTATCTCAGAGAAAAATTTTAGGTTTAAGTCGGACCATACAAAATTTACAATCGAACCCAAATGTTATGGCGCTTATTGTCaaccctttttttgtttttttttgctttaaaagaaaaaaaaaaaaaaaaaaaaaaaacactcctGATGGTTGCCCTCTGCTCACTATCATTGTCATAGTGCGAAGAGTAGCTGACATTGTTCTTCAAAAATCCACAATACCCAGTATTTATCTTTGcccaactaataaaaaaaagaaaaaaggcacaGGGTCTTCCAAGACAAATCTCCGGGATCTTTGGTTGGTTTTTAGTCaaacataggaaaaaaaaaaatggagaatgaattgaaatttaattatcCAAAAATCGTACAGGtgaattgaaatttaattatcCAAAAATCGTACAGGTGAATGGTGAATTGAAGTTGATTAGGAGCTACGGAATAGGTTGGTGACGTGGAGGATGACGTTGGTGATTGAGATGGTAGAGATGATGCCACCtagttttgaaattcaaatattaCAAACGATAGCACTAATTTTTATTACCGGAAAATAACCAAGAAATCCTAAAAAACATGATTTTGCAATTATATTGTGTTATTAAAAGACTCAAGCTTTCGATCCGCAATTGTAAATTTTGTTCTTGATAGTTTATAAGCTTTTTTGatgaattgataatttttaagcTTGAGATGCTAATTGCTAAAATGACCCCAATTTTCAACACCAGCTCTTTCTTctccattgatttttttttatttattttttaatgatacaactatttttttaattacttactTCTATAATATAACTTTGAGTAGgatgcaatttttttaattaaaataataatatcaataataatgtaaatttatgcccatttatgaaaaaaaatttaaaataaaaaacagtacAGTAGAGTACAATATAGCCACACACATGGTATAAGGATCACCATGGAGTACTCAATCCAATACTAACACAAGAAAATAAAACGTGGGCTTTTTATCACAAAGCTGTCCCAACgggattaaaaataataataataataaactaactTTGGAATTTGGGCAAGGTGATTAACGACTCCGCCAATATTAAAATGCAGTTTGGTGCAATagtctctatatatattttacacttGAATTTGATAAACCGAAGAAGATAAGCCAGAAGGATCTAGAGCTTCATCTACAAACTGCTAGATCAGAAGCGGCTAATGCTTAtcctcttttgtttttgtttttacgttttttgtttttgttttttttgggtaacgGAATGCTTATCCTCTTGTTTGACGCaaagttaataataaaatccataagGTCTCCAGAGATATGAAATTTGGATATTATTTAAAACTATTCAGCCTCAAAATGTACTTAAGTTTTCATGGACTTCTAAACCGGTAGGCACAATCGAAATTATGGTCATGGGTGAGGTGTCTTTGGCCGAATCTTCGTTCAACTTCAGAATGTTGATCAAAGATATAAAAATGATAACCATAACAACCAATAATTGGACTTTCAAAAGCTAAAATGAACCTATAAAGCTAGTCCTCCTGctgcttttttaaaattaacttgtagtgcatttttcaaaaaaaatagattttttaatttcatcaaatatctAAGTtagcttttaattaaaaaaatagattttttaatttaatatcatatgtTTCCGAAATAATTTTATGTAGAACAGTGGTAAGCATTTTAAACTTATCAAATTTCATACAAGTAGCTGGTTGTGAGTGGTCGAAATTTAACATTAATAGGAGTTTTACAAAATATGAacataaaattgataataattttgaggttcattttattttaatacgTGCACCGGTAAAAGGCTTATAGGCTCCCCACGATGCTTGTTCTTCACCATGTTTTTGACAGGAGGCCACTTGCCGTTATCATTATCAAACATGAAAATCTTTGTgacttaattattaatttttttgagtaTCTCTTATGCAGTTTTTCTGATGTCCAAGTAATTATTGCAGTTCAAGCAAAAATCCGATTCACACCATGTtactttattttcttcataCACGTCCCATCTGCACTAATTCGGTAtgtataacatttaaaaatgtgTCGTCGAATAAAatgatttccctttttttttcttcaagaaTAAAGTAAGAGATATCAAAAAATTccatcaaaaaggaaaaaagaaaatatcagaAGAGTATATAAACCAGGAAGCTATGAATTAATGTGCAGCCTACAAAATTTGTCTTTtgtcttttattaaaaaaactttaatacgaatattttattaaattattatttataattcgaTAAAGCAAGCCTTAGAAAATGAACTTCTAATGTATTCCAATGTGGTTAGGCATCATGACAGCTGATGTTTATCCGCCAAATAAACTATAACTCTCAAGCAAATCCACCGCTACAAGGAAAGCAAAACTAGGACCTCTCTATTATAtagtcatttatatatatatatatacaatagtattaattaatttatattaacagTATATTTTGTTCACTTaactttaaatattaattataagtaAAATTGATTTAATAGTAAACCTCTCACATATTCACCCTAAGATTGTGAATTGGTCTTTGTTACAATTTATATACTTGGTTttagatatttgaattttaaaagtgTATCTAATTTGATATTAACTATAGGGATAAGAATATGAAATAAAACTCGGGTCACTTCCATGAGTATTGATTTTGTAAGGTAAAACTCCATACCTTTACAAGTTATATAAAAGCTAGATTCCTTTTTAAGTgatgataaaaatttaatatcaagGTGGCTAATTCGCATTAGCCAAATTTGTCCCTCATAAGATTATGCTCTAAAGTTGTATGTAAGATTCCAAAATTAACTTGGCAAACATATTTTAGAGAGATCTGATAGATTAGTGGGTTgcttaagtttttaaatttgaaaatgattaaTGCAATTTATATAACGTGCAATTAACCCTATTGTACCTTATTCTATTTCCACTAGTCTTTCATCTGCCATTGAATTTTGCACGTGCACGTGCTCCTGTTCTTTGAATTTCAAACGCGCTTGACTTTGCACCAAACTTTTCTTCCAATGTTTTAGAACCACAGACCAAGTTTTGGTATTATTTctcccatttttctttttttctttttttctttttttttttttttttggggggggggggggggatgaaatggcattatttCTTCTTTCAGTTTCATATAGCATTTATTTTAATAGTTGgtaaatgaattatatataaaatatttgtacTTCAAACGTACTAAATTAGTAAACCAAACATCCTGGTTTTTTCTCAACCACGTGCAACCATAGACCAAGTTTTGGCATTatttctcctttctttttttttttttttggggtgaaatgGCATTATTTCTTCTTTCAGTTTCACATGGCATTTATTTTAATAGTTGgtaaatgaattatatataaaatatatgtacttCAAACATACTAAATTAGTAAACGAAACATCCTAGTTTTTTCTCAACCACGTGCAAATAGCTGttagtataatatttttcacTGCAATTTCCACATTCCAATGCAATTtaaaaatcacaaaattaattaaactaaccattttttttcttaattaaaataaaggCTTTGTTTGCTTCAACAAGTACCCAAACCTTGtcttattttctataaattaattCCTACAAGTAAATTGTGTTGGATACGtttgaatcaaatttgattCTTTCTTCTATACCATTTTGTAATGAAGGCAAAACATGTGCCATGCCTTGGGAAAAACCATCTCTCCGACCatccctttcttttctttatataattaacttttatgtatgtttttttaaataaaattggcaGTCGAAACATCCTCCATTGTTCTCTATGATTCCCTGGTAAATGCAGTACATATGATATAAGACCCAAgaccatattttatttttttttgtgttaacaACTTGTAAAGTGAATTTGACCATTTTATTTTGTAGAAAACATTCCCAATGCAgttttctgtctttttttttttctttctaattttaattatttatatgctAAACAAATTAACTCAAAAtaatatagattttatatattttggtcaCACAACTCACTTGTGAATTCAAAACCTAGTTTTAGTACCAGATAGCCGTTATCACCGAAGTTGTCTTACGGAAACACATATAAATAGAATTGGATTGCTCTAGTCTTGTGAAACTATCAAATTATAAAGTGATTGTTTCTTCAATAatgatttcaaattcaaatcttCTTCCTTCTAATAGTAATTATAACTTGAATcgaatatatataacatatcaatttatataatgattgaaaatttattgaTGCAATATATTAACTTAAATGAAAGCTTGTTTtccaatttgaaaaataataataataatttggatCTAATATATAACATATTAGTCTATGccataattgaaaatttatttatgtgacAT
This genomic interval carries:
- the LOC107426968 gene encoding uncharacterized protein LOC107426968 — translated: MSSGRPKDGDMRMVVAPDKGSSLALPPKPPSASGSTALVEYTPPVVVEEDEDLEIKLRRILENVPVRVSNTSGSSAGSGSGDFHQYRQMRRKEQDRLARMDVDYQRRKELAEFTLRREERLKAAEERTAKKRLKRQKKKQRKREKKSKVGASGEDNKKEESSDEEDSEDDEEAAK